The following DNA comes from Eriocheir sinensis breed Jianghai 21 chromosome 5, ASM2467909v1, whole genome shotgun sequence.
ATTAGGATAGCATCTTTGGATTTGTTTGGATTAGGACATTGTTGAGTTTTCGTAGATATAGTGCCTACACTTTTTTATGGATTAAGATAACTTCTCTAGTTTTGTAAATAGAAAGGCATCTTTAATTTTGTCTAGATTAGGATTGTCTGGTATTTTTCAGCTccgtttgtttttagttttgtaaAGATCAGAATAAAGCATTTAGTTTTGAATAGATTAGAATAATATCTAGTATTGTACAGATTGACTGTCTTCAGTTTTGTATAGATAGGGATAGTATTTAACTTTAGGATAATGCCTTTAGGTTGAAATAAGGTCTATAATTTTGCATAGATTAGGATGTCTTAAATTAGTATACCGTCTTAATTAAGTGCTCAAAAGATTTGGATGTCTTTTGTCCTGTATAAATTAGGATAACATCTTTACAAAACTATATAAGTAAGGataagtatttttgtataaataaggATGAGGTTtttagttttgtataaatttttagtCTTCAGTTTGCTATTGATTAGGAAAATTTCTTTAGTTTTGTATAATTAGGGTAGTGCCTTTTGTATTGCCCACTTCCCTGTATCTCCACACAACCACACAAGattaatccagaccaggaaagggtGTTGCTGGTGATGATGCCAGGGATCAAACCCATGACCAGTGAGATGGGAAAGCCACACCCTAAACAGTCGGCCATAGAGGTACCCTTcttgcagagtgagttatggaggCTAACCCATCATACAGGTCAGCACTACTTTATTTTGTATAGATTAGGTTTGTTAGGGGCTGAAAAAGGGCAGGGGAAATGTGCAGAGGCAGTACTAAATGGGGAACATGGCAGGGAAGAAGGTGTAAGGTGTTGGGCAGATAAGTTTATTGGCAAGGTGAAGAGATGTGGATGTGTCAGTGGTTATTAGGGATAGGTTTGTTACTGGGTTGTCCTGAAGGCCTCTGTAGTAGGAATGATTTCAGCTAACCTGTGTTGTTTAACCCCCATGGAGTCGGAACATTTCCCACCCGTGACCCCCCCCAGCGTCGGCacttttcaaatttttttttttcgcccatTATGTAAGAAATGCTGAAAAAACATAGGTTTAAGTCATGAAAAGTGTCAAAAATGACATCTGAGTCACGGTGTAAATCAGAATTGTCGCGTCGTAtatgtacgacgccgacgctgggaaggtgactcagcctgtgtcgtacatgtacgacgccgacgctgtgagggttaataataagaaataaaactaAAGATGGTTTCCATGGAGATATTTTACAATTGATCCCTTTTCCATACAAGCGAAACATTTAACATTAAGAGTAGTGTATAGGTTACGAGAGGAACCTGAGGAAACCATTCCATCAATATTTACTTGGCCTTCCTGGCTTTCACATGCAAAAAATGGGGTATGATGCAATCACATCACCTCTGAAATAAGGAAtgttgaaaagagaaaataagacatGTCAATAACATATATTACTTCTGTATGCACAGTCAGCACTACATGTCAATACATATGTTGTATcggttaatatacaaaatgattCCAGAGTACTTATTCTCCAAATCCCCCCAAACCAAACTGTTCTCACAATATACTCTTCCTTTCAGGCTGTGTGGTCTGCAAATAAAACTCAAGGACTTCCCATTAAAAAGTGACTAGCTTCAATAAGTACTTGAGACTTCCAGTGGGGCAAGAAGTTGGCAAACCCTTCAGCATGCCTGAAAGGAAAACTTGGTCCTGAATGTGAGTAACACTCATACCATTGTAACACCatttatcatcatttcatcgacgcctgctcctaggaacTACACCAGGTGATGGCCAAGAAataagagtttccaactttctctatccagacactccttccttgcctgcttaaagtttctcaaggatcttttcccccctctccctaacgtagtCTTgcaccctctctctccatttcactggaggtagtcctctaacattccctccctctatctcacttgCATAcataaagtctgtcgcttcacctcttccaccactccacacttcttcctttcaccctcgtgacacattccaaaacgctcatacacactttcattactcattccatccattctactcacaccacaagcactcctcaaataactcatttccactgcctgcactctagacctgactttcattccaggcccacatttcacttgcatatgtgagggttggtactattattgtatttctcaaatccctctttacctccatgctcacacttctgccattcatgattcgtcccaaagaccctaccacccttcttcctcgcaatgccctttctcttatctctccctccataccaccatgtttacacataactgatccaaggtacttaaacccactgacctcctccatttcttcactattcaaaattattttgcatttttttcacattcaattcccactctatatgggcatacaaaatccacaacctcacttctactctgctcacaagcatcactttacttttgttgacatttactttcagctttctccttttgcatacactatcaaaaacactgaccaaattttgttagtcactttcattttctgcaatgagcactgtcatcagcaaataagatttaATTCAGCACCGACTTCcgtccctcagcgtacatttttactccaacttcccccttcatttctctaaaaacaccatccatataaatattgaacaaccatggtgacatgacacacccctgccttaagcccATGAGCCCACTTTTatttcaaaatgttcacttgtttctccactaattttgacacatgcagatgcatcctcatagaaagactttattgcactaagcagttttcctcccacaccatatatctttaaaacatcccacaatgcaatccaatcgactctgtcataagctttttccaaatcaatgaaggcagcgtatagtttctttccttttgctaatattttttctactaccatcccgaaggcaaatatctgatctacacatccccttcccttcctgaagcctccttgttcttcattgattttctcttctgtaagtctttgcaccctctcatTGTAACACCAACCCATACTTACCTGAGActacaataaataaaatatggcAGCTTAAGTTTTAAAACATTAATTACTTTACTTTTAAACATGCTCCTTTTATACAATATTACATTTGATATTGCTAGCTAGGCAAAGCTTGCTTCTCTATACAAAGTAAAAATACTTATGTTTTAATATCACATTTTGAATTCATCACCAGATCTGTACAGCAGCGCCTCTGCAATACTTGGTGATGGTGTGGGATTGAGCTGAgctgcacgccacccccaccctGCCCCTGAGGCGGTGATGCTGCACTAGGAAGAGTCCACAGCCTCAAGAGGAGACACAACGTAAACATGATAAATGTGTTCCCCGGGGCAGTCTGGCATGTTcgtggccaccaccaccacattggaGGTGCCTGGGGGCAGTATTGGCACTGGCACACTATAATGCCCATTGGGGGTGGGCACAGGGATGACCTGCTGGCCGTCCTCCAGAGTCTGGATGGCTGAGATGGGGAAGTGCCACATCTTCTGGTTGTCGTCCTCTGTGGAGAAAAACAGGCAATCACCCAAAGTCCTTTTGGCATGACACAGTTAAGTAGGATCTCACCAACAACAATTTTCCAAAATAATGTTATTGACAACTGTCAGTTAGAATAGATACCATATTTCTACAAtaacatttgttttcttttgaacAGCAGATTATATCGCTGAAAGGAAGCGTCTGGGTGCATCTTGAATAGTGTTTATTTACCGGCATCTTAATTAATCACTTCATAACAATACTGGCACTGATAGAGTTGACTGTGTGTGTTGGTTACCATGGTTTTGGTACCAAGTacaccaacagctctctcctcctgagtTTTGCAAAATCCAGGACATTGAAAATTGCGGGTTCTTGGTACCAGAAATCCGAGTTGCACTGCCGGAGGGGTAGGGAAGTAAACTGACCATACCCTTGTAAGCACTCGTTGGAGAATCTTTCAGATCTGCAGGGTTTTCCGGAGTGCAGAGTTATTTGCAACTgatcataggcttgttgttgcaacactcaagctttatGCCAGGTCAAATAGATGTAACTATACTGTTTTATCTTGAGACTGAAAGACCTGGCATGTACTCGGGAGTATGCAGCGAGTCTCAAATCAGTTCAATATGCTCAGTATCCTTGCGTCTGAGGGCCTGAAGTTGTTTGCATTTAGACAGCCCTCAGCAAGacctctgacatacctctccttatccctcctcagaaGGGTTCTAGTTCTTTGTGACAGTCCTGAATTACTCGGTCCCAGCCTGGCAGATGAccaatatttttttaactttgagTAATAGAAAAGGTTATTGAATCAAAACAAATAATATTACAACTTAAGTCTTCAGAAGTTAATGAGGTGTTTGGTGTGATAATTTTTTAAGTTTATGTATAAGAGGTTACTGTGGTGTGCCTCTCGCCCTGTCTCAAATTTGTCCTCTCGAGCCTGTCTCAACAACTTTCATCAATATATAGTCAGAGCCAACCCTCAATTACACCTGTTCCCCCATATTTGAGGGTTCAATATTCGCACATACACGGATTTTACCCCAGTTCCATAAATGCGCCACCCCAAACATTCACAGTCCGCCGGCAAACGATTCCGTCATTCCTCAGGTATGGAAGATACTTGGATAATCACACTGACGTGTTTGTTTATCTTGATGTGAATGAAACCTACACTTACAGATGACAGATGTAGAGttggtggacactgccaccatcttcagtggaaAGAAGGTGTAGAAAGTCAGTAAAGATCTCATTTTATACGAAGATGATCATGTAAACATAAGAAGGTGGGGCGGGGAGGGGTGGGCAAACCCCTATCTGGCAGGTCACAGAGCTGGAGTCGCGTCActttcccccacacacactgtgATGGACAGACAGGGGAGGTTTAAGGGGTGGAAGGTCTCTTCCCACCCCTGTCCCTCACAGCATGGGGCGACAGGTGATCTGACTCCCACTACAGGATCTGTCTGATAGTGGTTTGCCTGTCCTGTCCCCCCCACTCATGTTTACCTATTCGTCTTTGTATAAAGTGAGATCTGTACTGacttctcgtttcctctccttagTTTCACCAATGAAGATGGTTGCAGTGTACACTGATGTGTTTTGGTAAACATACATCTTGTATCTGCAAGTGTGGATTTTATTAATGGAAAGGACAATGCATACAAGCATAAAGCAGCATAAAAAATCACATAGAGCATCACTCACCAGCTATATGAACTATAAATTGTGTATACTTCTTGCAAATATGTAGTCATTAAAATCTCACTTTAGTGATAAGGTCCTCACCACAAAatctgtcattttctttttctacctcaGGTGCCTAAGCATATTATGCCATGCAAAATATTTACTATTAAATGCTGTTTtctatgataataaataaataaaatgaaatgggTGATAAAAGCTGGATCAAGACTACAAGCAGCTATTTAGCTGAAAActgtaaacaaacaaatgatGTCTTGGCACTGCGATAGTCTCGTTCACATGGGGCAAGGAGAGAGACAAGTGAAGTGTGCACGTAATTTATTACTTTACATGCCACGTGTACTGCCAAAAATTTGTTAAGTAAGGGGCAAGTACCCAGGCAAGGCAAGTGAATAGTCAGCAGTTCTGTTTTGAGGTAACTTAATTCACCCCCACCCAACATTGCTAAGCCTTTAATTGTTGCTAGTACATCTGGCAACGCCGCACCAGGGGACTTCCCCATTCAGGGCCCTGCCAGAACAGCCTCAACATGTTTGGAAGATTATAGTGGATTActagttagcgaagctaacttttcagttagcggtgcccaccactggccACTTGCTATAACTACTTGCCTTTCAATAATGAGAGCAGGCTACTAGACTTGGCTCTCTACTTGCCTCGGGTAAATGAGCCTGCCAATATAGTCTTTTTAGTTCTCTGCTGAACTGCTGCTAAACGTTGTTTTTTATTACCCGATTCatattaatttaaaaaaaataattcagcATCTGAAGTTGAAAAATAAAACGGAGGAGACTTTGTAGTGAGTACCCAACATGACTATGTAGTATTTGTAAGAAGTTTACGTAAATGGCAGTAAAGTTCACAGTGCCTATGTCTGACAAATTATTCTTTTTGATATTTTGTGTTGCTTTCAGGTGACAAATACTGTTAGGTATAGTTGGTGTAAAagtgctggggggaggggggtgcaccAAACATTAGCAAAAGTTTGCTATTTGCGGCGTTCTGTGTTCCCTGACACCCACAAATGATGGGGGATTAGTGTACTTATTTATAGGGAAAAATGTAATACAATGGCACATCAGAGTTGCCAGGTCGTGGACTGATATCCCGCGCCATTCCATCCCAAAACCCGCCCAAAACCCGCGACCTCGGTCACAAAAAACAGCCCAAAAGCAGCCCAAAATTAGAATTATCAGTAGTATGATGCTCAAGACGACTGAGACGTATAGCTATAttataacaggaaaaaaaatatttgacaaATTATGTACCTTTATTAACATTAATGCCTACCTAATTATACTTTACATGCTAGAGTATATTAACATACATGCTATATGTTTATTTTCAGTACATTTATACATCAGGCACCTCAACATACTCATGCTCATCAACATTGGTATAGATGTCCTTTGTGAACATTGACAGCATTTCCTGTGTGGGGTCGAACTCCCTACAACACATGTTGTTTCTATTCATGAATGCACGTACATGTAATGTGTTTTCTAGACTCTTGTGTTGCATCCTGTTCCTAAGTTTATTCTTTATCAAGTTCATTTGGGAAAAAACCCGTTCAACAGAGGCATTGCTAATGGGCAGCGAAAGCATGGACAGAGCAAACTGCCCTACCTCCTTAAAATCCCGCTCCCCTGAGGCGTCCTGGTGGCTGTGAACAGTTAACCAAAACTTTTCGGAGTCGTTTATCACATCTTTTGGCCAGCTGACAGTTGCAAGTCTTTGCCACTGCTCGTCGAGCTTACCAATATCCCCCGAATATTTTGGTAAGAAAGACAGCTCCTGCAGTCTTGGTTTCCTCACTCCGAGAACGGTTTCTGGGGTCAGGGCATCCAAGCTCTGGAGATGGTTAATATTTGATGGAAGCCTTTGCTGCAGCTCCTGAAGAAGCTTCATCAGGAAGTCACGCCCGTGCTTCTTAACGGTGTGAACAATTCCGCTGTCCAACCTGCTCTGACCCAGTTCGATGTAGAACTTCACACCGAAGTCCACAGCTTCCAGCGGCAGATGGTTCCGTTCGTCGTTCAcctataaatataataataataataataataataataataataataataatagatgtgAAGAACcgaaatgagaagagggaaggaagagagaagagctaGGATAAGAttagaataggaagaagggaggataaggaggggagacGTGAATGTTTACTCCTACACCGACCGTTATCAGGGCCCATTAACAACATGTCAGAGCAGCTCCTCGTCTAATAGGAATAGGTTGAAGGTCAGCCTCGAAGAAAAACAATAGCCTGAGTACATAGAGTTGTGCCAATGCTGTGAGACAACAatataacaatactactactaccactaccactactactactactactactactactactactactactactactactactactattactgctgctactactaccattattcgTAATATTATTACAGAAAACTAAATCGTGTTAAATAAACACATTTGCTACTTACATCATAATCTGCCACAGCTTTCCACGTGCAGAAAGTTCGCGGCATCATGAGTCGCTGGAGAATGGACTTGTAGAGGGACATCAAATCTTCCAGGAGTCTGTTGGCATTGCACCGGTCTGACTCAAACAATTTGTTAACCCGGTTGACCTGGGACACCACAGGCTGCAGAAAAGCCAAGTACAACTTGTTGGCAGGATCTGAGTACATCTGGTACAACAAATCGGCAGTgtagttcttctcctcctcatctttggaTATCTGGAAGAagttacatattattattattattattattattattattttataactTATTTATGATTTATGTTATCTTAGACACTGTAATAACTACTtatgttttatctctctctctctctctctctctctctctctctctctctctctctctctctctctctctctctctctctctctctcacacacacacacactaaacaatcAGAGGTTAAGGGGATGGGCAAATGCGTATATACAAGTAATTCAAGTGGGTTACATGAACGATAATTAACTTACCTCAAAATGGAGTTTCAGCTCATCATACTGCTCCAGAATCCTTGTTATACATGGTGCAATAGCCAGCCATCGCGTCCCTAGCAACTTCAGTGGTTGTTCTCCCACGTTGATTGTTGAATAGAGTTCTGCATACTTTTGTTGACGAAGCGTGCTGTGTGAAAAATATCTATATGTCTGTGACACCATGAATTCAAGGTGAGAGGGCAACTTTCGCATTGCATATGACGTACATAAATGCAATGAATGACATATGCATTTGATGTGTGTCACGTGTGGGTTTAATGCACGAAATCTTGACATAACAGAGTTGTGTGTCCCGCACATAGTGTTGCATCCATCAGTTGCCAAACCATTGCATTTTTTGACGTTCAGTTTGGCATGATTTTCTATGAAGTCAAGTAAAGATGTTGTGACCACCTCAGCTGTGCCCCTTTCCAATTCCACCAAACCCAAGAACGAAGTGATAATTCTCTTCTTTGAGTAGCTGGGATAGCGAACAACAACACACAGTTTCTTTTTTGTGGTGATGTCTGTGCTTTCATCAATTATCAATGAGTAATCATTATCACCGATATCACTGCATAGTTCCTTCAGCATAGAGGGTCCCAGTACTTTGTTTATAAGTGCTGTGCACTTCGTTCTATGTAGTGAGATTTCCTTATTTGAAATTTTTCCCACAACTTCAGCCAGGTGATCAATAGTGTTAATGCTTGAATGGCAAGCAATGTGAGCTGCTAATATCAGTTCACAAATTTTCATGCTGTTATTGGCATTTGTTTTTCTAATGCCGGATTGAAATAATGTTCTCATGTTTGAAAATGGGGCTGCATTTTTTCTGTGCTTTTCAGTTGAGCTATGACTGACAAGGTCACTGTGATGGGCTCTAATTGTTGTTTTGCAGAACTTGCACGCTGCAACAGAGTCATCACCAGGCACACCAGAAATCCATTCTCTGAGAccatcttctttttcccattctttcttgtatttcttgCCGTACTTAGCCCACTTGCCCATTTTCACTGCACGACAGAGAGTAAACTGTTTCTGATAGCCAAGGTGCTGGTTGTGACTGTGTGGTGGTTGAAGAGAGACTGCTGGCTTCATCATACTGTCCAGGTCACGGGGAGAGGTCATGCGACGGTGTTAACGAGGTCGTGCCCTCATGATAAATACTGATAATCCCcctggggagaggggaaagaggtcaCACCCAGGCAGATGGCCAGGCGCGTCAGGTATCGTCACCTGACAACAACACACCTGGCGTGGCGCTGTGCCTGAGCTTGTGAAAAAACGATATAAAATAATTTTTCCAATATAAAAAGCCCAAAATACCGCGTACTAC
Coding sequences within:
- the LOC126985010 gene encoding uncharacterized protein LOC126985010 → MYSDPANKLYLAFLQPVVSQVNRVNKLFESDRCNANRLLEDLMSLYKSILQRLMMPRTFCTWKAVADYDVNDERNHLPLEAVDFGVKFYIELGQSRLDSGIVHTVKKHGRDFLMKLLQELQQRLPSNINHLQSLDALTPETVLGVRKPRLQELSFLPKYSGDIGKLDEQWQRLATVSWPKDVINDSEKFWLTVHSHQDASGERDFKEVGQFALSMLSLPISNASVERVFSQMNLIKNKLRNRMQHKSLENTLHVRAFMNRNNMCCREFDPTQEMLSMFTKDIYTNVDEHEYVEVPDV